One Alteromonas sp. KC3 DNA segment encodes these proteins:
- the argR gene encoding transcriptional regulator ArgR has translation MANAKQEQLIKAFKEILKAESYGSQGEIVDALKAQGFDNISQSKISRMLSKFGAVRTRNARGDMVYCLPPELGMPTAKSPLKQLVLDIVHNNVMVIIRTSPGAAQLIARLLDSLSKKDGVLGTIAGDDTIFIAPADVSNIEELRQRVEDLFENV, from the coding sequence ATGGCTAACGCAAAACAAGAGCAACTGATAAAAGCTTTCAAAGAAATACTTAAAGCAGAGAGTTACGGTTCACAAGGCGAAATTGTTGATGCTTTAAAAGCACAAGGTTTTGACAATATTAGCCAGTCCAAAATATCTCGCATGCTAAGTAAGTTTGGTGCGGTGCGCACGCGTAACGCCCGAGGTGACATGGTGTATTGCTTACCGCCAGAACTCGGTATGCCTACAGCAAAAAGCCCGCTTAAACAGTTGGTGCTGGATATTGTTCATAACAACGTGATGGTAATCATTAGAACAAGCCCAGGCGCAGCACAGCTTATTGCACGCCTTCTCGACTCCCTAAGCAAAAAAGACGGCGTGCTAGGGACTATTGCTGGCGACGATACTATTTTTATTGCACCGGCAGATGTATCGAACATAGAAGAGCTTCGTCAACGCGTAGAAGACTTGTTCGAAAACGTATAG
- the mdh gene encoding malate dehydrogenase: MKVAVLGAAGGIGQALSLLLKTQLPAGSELALYDVAPVVPGVAVDLSHIPTAVKVTGHGKDDLAEALTGSDVVLIPAGMPRKPGMDRSDLFNINAGIVKNLIEGVADNCPNACVGIITNPVNTTVAIAAETLKAKGVYDKNKLFGVTTLDVIRAETFVAELKGVDVSSVHVPVIGGHSGTTILPLLSQVEGVEFTDEEVASLTTRIQNAGTEVVEAKAGGGSATLSMGQAAARFCLSLVAAMQGENVVEYTYVQTDDSDDAAFFAHPVRLGANGVEEILPYGELSAFEEKAKNDMLEGLRGDIKLGVDFVNG; encoded by the coding sequence ATGAAAGTAGCCGTGTTAGGTGCTGCCGGTGGTATTGGTCAGGCGCTGTCTTTGTTGTTGAAAACACAATTGCCAGCAGGTTCAGAATTAGCGCTTTACGACGTAGCGCCAGTTGTTCCTGGTGTTGCTGTTGATTTGAGCCACATCCCCACTGCAGTAAAAGTAACCGGTCACGGTAAAGATGACCTAGCTGAAGCACTAACTGGATCTGACGTTGTTCTTATCCCAGCTGGTATGCCTCGTAAGCCAGGTATGGATCGTTCTGATCTGTTCAACATCAACGCCGGCATTGTTAAGAACCTAATTGAAGGTGTAGCTGATAACTGCCCGAACGCGTGTGTTGGTATCATCACTAACCCTGTAAACACAACTGTTGCGATTGCAGCAGAAACGCTAAAAGCAAAAGGCGTTTACGACAAGAACAAGCTTTTCGGTGTAACTACGCTTGACGTTATCCGTGCTGAAACGTTTGTTGCTGAGCTTAAAGGTGTAGACGTATCTTCTGTACACGTACCGGTAATCGGTGGTCACTCTGGTACTACAATCCTTCCTCTTCTTTCACAAGTTGAAGGTGTAGAGTTCACAGACGAAGAAGTTGCTAGCCTAACAACGCGTATCCAGAACGCAGGTACTGAAGTTGTTGAAGCAAAAGCAGGCGGCGGCTCTGCAACCCTATCTATGGGTCAAGCAGCAGCGCGTTTCTGTCTATCTCTAGTTGCAGCAATGCAAGGTGAGAACGTTGTTGAGTACACTTACGTACAAACTGACGACAGCGACGACGCAGCATTCTTCGCACACCCAGTTCGCCTAGGCGCAAACGGTGTTGAAGAAATCTTGCCATATGGCGAGCTTAGCGCATTCGAAGAAAAAGCGAAAAACGACATGCTTGAAGGCCTACGCGGCGACATCAAGCTAGGCGTTGACTTCGTAAACGGCTAA
- a CDS encoding alpha/beta hydrolase family protein: protein MSLLKRTALLSIALLALCINANTVAATSNTAPLAGTAFAKLPEALTLKGDALPFTDYKAWLAHAQSNNQKVAYVDRWQKAVNPKKFNALMKTTSAQWIEYESDGLKISGVMVSPKHVGDKKLPVIIYNRGGNHKHNVTRIAVVERLMPLAEQGYIVLASNYRGAKFSQGKDEFGGDDVNDVLRLIEIAKQLPNADSNKIALYGVSRGGMMTWQALRNNTNDIASAVIVAGPSDLHTVVARRPDMQALLNKLVPNMEQNQTKALDERSAVKWIDELNPNVPILLVHGSADVRVDVSHSLKAAQHLKDNNHSHKLVVFDNGDHSLTFYREEVESEINSWLALHFQ, encoded by the coding sequence ATGAGTCTTTTAAAACGCACTGCTTTACTTTCCATCGCTCTTTTAGCCCTTTGCATAAACGCCAATACGGTTGCAGCTACAAGCAATACTGCGCCATTGGCAGGTACTGCATTTGCTAAACTGCCAGAAGCATTAACCCTTAAAGGCGATGCACTTCCCTTTACTGATTACAAAGCATGGTTAGCACATGCGCAAAGCAATAACCAAAAAGTCGCGTATGTGGATAGATGGCAAAAAGCGGTAAACCCTAAAAAATTCAATGCGCTTATGAAGACAACAAGTGCGCAATGGATTGAGTATGAATCGGATGGTTTAAAGATTTCAGGTGTTATGGTGTCACCAAAGCATGTTGGCGACAAAAAACTACCAGTGATCATTTATAATCGCGGTGGTAACCATAAGCATAATGTAACGCGCATAGCGGTGGTTGAGCGTTTAATGCCGCTCGCCGAACAGGGTTATATTGTTTTGGCGAGTAATTATCGAGGCGCTAAATTTAGCCAAGGGAAAGATGAATTTGGCGGCGATGATGTAAACGACGTTTTGCGACTGATTGAAATAGCCAAGCAGTTACCTAATGCCGACTCCAATAAGATTGCCTTATATGGCGTAAGTCGTGGCGGCATGATGACTTGGCAGGCGCTTCGAAATAACACAAATGACATTGCTAGTGCCGTTATTGTAGCAGGCCCGTCTGATTTACATACAGTTGTGGCGCGCCGCCCAGACATGCAGGCGCTGCTTAATAAACTTGTTCCGAATATGGAGCAAAACCAAACAAAAGCCCTCGATGAACGCTCAGCGGTAAAATGGATTGATGAGCTAAATCCGAATGTACCTATTTTGCTAGTGCACGGAAGTGCAGATGTGCGCGTCGACGTTTCACATTCGCTTAAGGCGGCACAGCATCTAAAAGACAATAACCACTCGCATAAGCTGGTTGTTTTTGATAACGGCGATCACAGCTTAACGTTCTATCGCGAAGAGGTGGAAAGCGAAATCAATAGTTGGTTAGCGTTGCACTTTCAGTAA
- the ppc gene encoding phosphoenolpyruvate carboxylase — translation MQTHYDAELKDTVRYLGKTLGETIKNQLGQEWLDRIEKIRKGGRASYQGDAACSEELKETFKNMSDSDLLTVGRAFAQFLNLGNIAEQEYNAAMNVDASIDALFKHLDKAELTADKVQEAVAKLNIDLVLTAHPTEVTRRTLIHKHKELANCLQAIHQESLSDVERTKIETRIADLIAQAWHTEEIRSVRPTPVDEARWGFSVIENSLWEAVPDFMRELDGRLNEDYQVSLPLDASPVQFSSWMGGDRDGNPFVTSKVTEQVLLLARKRAAKLFAIDLDRLQVELSMYDCNDELRAKVGDANEPYRALLRPLVDRFVATRDGISDYLAGKNPDTSNWVNYDEELIEPLMLCYQSLLDCGMQVVANGLLLDTIRRARVFGVHLLRLDVRQDSERHADVFSELTRYLGLGDYAQWSEADKQAFLLRELGSKRPLFPAQWDASDDVKEVLDTCKVIAKHSKHGFGIYIISMASEPSDVMAVQLLLQESGVDWPMPVAPLFETLDDLNNSPDVMRKLLSIDWYRGYVKGRQFVMIGYSDSAKDAGALAAGWAQYQSQEALVAIAEEFDVSLTLFHGRGGTIGRGGLPAHAAIYSQPPGSLEGGFRVTEQGETIRYKFGMPKLAKRSLGIYASAIIEAMLFPPPAPKEEWRELITAMAAQGRDNYRATVRHDEEFVPYFRVATPEQELGKLPLGSRPAKRKPQGGIESLRAIPWIFAWAQTRLVLPSWLGVMRAIDSVKNEENEKVVNEMFSEWPFYRSRLSMLDMVFHKADPRISEAYDERLVPKELKHFGEALRTELKESISSLLAITGDDDIMKNDPQGKESMEIRAAYLQPLHYLQIELLDRIRKAGDESQNTSLERAMMVTIAGIAIGMRNTG, via the coding sequence ATGCAAACACACTACGATGCTGAACTAAAAGACACCGTTCGTTACCTAGGAAAAACCCTTGGTGAAACTATCAAAAATCAACTGGGTCAAGAATGGCTTGACCGCATTGAAAAGATAAGAAAGGGCGGCCGAGCGTCTTATCAGGGCGATGCTGCTTGCAGCGAAGAACTGAAAGAAACTTTCAAAAACATGTCTGACAGCGATTTATTAACTGTTGGTCGTGCTTTCGCGCAATTCTTAAACTTAGGTAACATTGCCGAACAAGAATACAACGCTGCGATGAATGTTGATGCGTCGATAGATGCGCTGTTTAAACACCTAGATAAAGCTGAACTTACTGCAGATAAAGTGCAAGAAGCAGTAGCCAAGCTAAACATTGATTTAGTACTCACCGCTCACCCAACCGAGGTAACGCGCCGCACTTTAATTCACAAACACAAAGAGCTGGCAAACTGCTTACAGGCCATTCACCAAGAATCGTTGAGTGATGTTGAGCGTACAAAGATTGAAACACGTATTGCAGATCTCATCGCTCAGGCTTGGCACACCGAAGAAATTCGCTCGGTACGCCCGACCCCTGTTGATGAAGCACGTTGGGGTTTCTCAGTTATTGAGAATTCACTTTGGGAAGCAGTACCAGATTTCATGCGCGAGCTGGACGGCCGCTTAAATGAAGACTATCAAGTCTCATTGCCACTCGATGCATCCCCTGTTCAATTTAGCTCGTGGATGGGTGGTGACCGTGACGGTAACCCATTCGTAACGTCAAAAGTCACTGAACAAGTGTTATTACTTGCTCGTAAACGTGCAGCCAAGCTATTTGCAATCGACCTAGACCGTTTGCAGGTAGAGCTGTCAATGTATGACTGCAACGACGAGCTTCGCGCAAAAGTAGGTGATGCCAATGAACCTTATCGCGCCCTACTTCGCCCGTTAGTCGACCGTTTTGTCGCAACGCGTGACGGTATTAGTGACTACCTAGCGGGTAAAAACCCAGATACGTCTAACTGGGTTAATTACGACGAAGAACTTATTGAGCCACTAATGCTGTGCTACCAATCATTGCTTGATTGCGGTATGCAGGTAGTCGCCAACGGTTTACTGTTAGACACTATTCGTCGTGCTCGCGTATTCGGTGTGCACTTGTTACGTCTTGACGTTCGCCAAGACTCAGAACGTCACGCCGATGTATTTAGTGAGTTGACCCGCTACTTAGGTCTTGGTGATTACGCACAGTGGAGTGAAGCTGACAAGCAGGCCTTCTTATTGCGTGAACTTGGTTCTAAGCGCCCGTTATTCCCTGCACAATGGGATGCGTCTGACGACGTAAAAGAAGTACTTGATACCTGTAAAGTAATTGCTAAACACAGCAAACATGGTTTTGGTATTTATATTATTTCAATGGCAAGTGAACCATCAGACGTCATGGCAGTACAGCTTCTACTTCAAGAAAGCGGCGTAGATTGGCCAATGCCTGTTGCGCCTTTGTTTGAAACGCTGGACGACTTAAACAATTCACCTGATGTCATGCGCAAGCTTCTATCCATCGACTGGTATCGCGGCTATGTGAAGGGTCGTCAGTTTGTCATGATTGGTTACTCTGACTCAGCGAAAGATGCTGGTGCATTAGCTGCAGGCTGGGCACAATACCAATCACAGGAAGCGTTAGTTGCCATTGCTGAAGAATTCGACGTCAGCCTGACCTTGTTCCACGGTCGTGGTGGTACAATTGGCCGCGGAGGCTTGCCAGCACATGCTGCCATTTATTCACAGCCTCCAGGCTCGCTAGAAGGTGGCTTCCGTGTAACTGAGCAAGGCGAGACCATTCGCTACAAATTCGGTATGCCGAAGCTGGCTAAGCGCAGCTTGGGTATTTACGCCAGTGCTATCATTGAAGCTATGTTATTCCCACCACCGGCACCAAAAGAAGAGTGGCGCGAGCTTATTACGGCAATGGCCGCACAAGGCCGCGATAACTATCGCGCAACGGTAAGACACGATGAAGAGTTTGTTCCTTACTTCCGCGTTGCCACTCCTGAGCAAGAGCTTGGCAAATTGCCGCTAGGAAGTCGACCGGCTAAACGTAAGCCACAAGGTGGTATTGAGAGCTTACGCGCTATTCCTTGGATCTTTGCATGGGCACAGACCCGCTTGGTATTGCCGAGCTGGCTAGGTGTAATGCGCGCCATTGACAGCGTTAAAAACGAAGAGAACGAAAAGGTCGTGAACGAAATGTTCAGTGAATGGCCGTTCTACCGCTCTCGTCTATCAATGCTAGACATGGTGTTCCACAAAGCTGACCCGCGTATCAGTGAAGCGTATGACGAACGTCTTGTACCTAAAGAGCTTAAGCACTTTGGTGAAGCTTTGCGCACAGAGCTTAAAGAAAGTATTTCGTCGCTGCTTGCTATTACCGGTGACGACGACATTATGAAGAACGACCCGCAGGGTAAAGAGTCTATGGAAATTCGCGCAGCGTATTTACAGCCTTTGCACTACCTGCAAATTGAGCTTCTTGACCGTATCCGTAAAGCCGGTGATGAGTCGCAAAATACCAGCTTAGAGCGCGCAATGATGGTTACCATTGCCGGTATTGCCATTGGTATGCGTAACACAGGTTAA
- a CDS encoding type 1 glutamine amidotransferase domain-containing protein — protein MSKHVLMVMTSHELMGDTGKKTGMWLEEFAAPYYAFKDAGYTLTLASPMGGQVPIDPNSLTDDAMTDDAIRYTKDEVARSAVASTIPLEDVRADEFDAVFYPGGHGPLWDLSDNAHSIKLIEDTIAAKKPVGAVCHAPIVLKDVKDPEGKYLVDGKAVTGFSNSEEAAMELTDVVPYLVEDELVKKGGKYESADDFAVKVCSDGLLVTGQNPPSSRPAADALINLLS, from the coding sequence ATGTCTAAGCATGTATTAATGGTAATGACATCACACGAGCTAATGGGTGATACAGGTAAGAAAACCGGTATGTGGCTAGAGGAGTTTGCCGCCCCGTACTATGCATTTAAAGATGCCGGCTATACCTTAACGTTAGCATCGCCTATGGGGGGGCAAGTGCCAATTGACCCCAACAGTTTGACGGATGACGCCATGACAGATGACGCTATCCGTTACACAAAAGATGAAGTTGCTCGCAGTGCTGTAGCCTCAACAATTCCGCTAGAAGATGTAAGAGCCGACGAGTTCGATGCGGTGTTTTATCCAGGTGGACATGGCCCACTTTGGGACTTATCGGATAACGCGCATTCAATTAAGCTAATTGAAGACACTATTGCAGCGAAAAAACCGGTAGGTGCAGTCTGCCACGCACCGATTGTACTTAAAGATGTTAAAGACCCAGAGGGTAAGTACTTAGTTGATGGAAAAGCGGTAACCGGTTTTTCAAACAGCGAAGAGGCTGCAATGGAACTTACCGATGTGGTGCCGTACTTAGTCGAAGATGAGTTGGTTAAAAAAGGCGGTAAGTATGAAAGTGCCGATGATTTTGCTGTGAAAGTGTGTAGTGACGGACTGTTGGTGACCGGGCAAAATCCGCCATCGTCTCGTCCGGCTGCTGACGCGCTTATTAATTTGTTGTCGTAG
- a CDS encoding DUF2071 domain-containing protein, producing MQESRKLEDYLIGRPKPSGIDVLCSLEHFAIITYAVPAKRFEGIFPERFQLDTIEINGQELGLISVVPFIDVDFTSAVFPFPKFTMGQTNYRIYIIDKETGERCVWFLGTTLDSWTLAVPRYVWNLPWHAGRVSFDCERDEVSGLYNKYQMNTESDWAPASVELVQDESDKLSFPGFPDTESALVYLTHPLAGFYYRRDNKLGTYRVWHKELAVKPAKLVSANFKLLSDLDIVKASEQHSPYSVLIEPINEFTIYLPPTVIG from the coding sequence GTGCAAGAATCAAGGAAGCTAGAAGACTATTTGATCGGTAGACCTAAACCCAGTGGAATTGATGTCCTATGCAGTTTAGAACATTTTGCAATTATTACTTATGCAGTACCAGCCAAACGTTTTGAAGGAATTTTCCCCGAGAGGTTTCAACTCGACACTATTGAAATAAATGGTCAAGAACTTGGGCTTATTTCCGTAGTACCTTTTATTGACGTTGATTTTACTTCCGCCGTGTTCCCCTTCCCTAAATTTACCATGGGGCAAACCAATTATCGCATCTACATCATCGATAAAGAAACGGGGGAACGTTGTGTCTGGTTTCTTGGTACTACACTCGATTCCTGGACGCTAGCCGTTCCTCGATACGTTTGGAACTTACCCTGGCATGCAGGAAGAGTGAGTTTTGATTGTGAACGAGATGAGGTGAGTGGCCTCTACAACAAGTATCAAATGAATACCGAGTCTGATTGGGCCCCTGCGTCGGTAGAGTTAGTACAAGATGAAAGTGACAAGCTTAGTTTCCCCGGCTTTCCCGACACAGAATCTGCTTTAGTTTATTTAACCCACCCTCTTGCCGGTTTTTATTATCGAAGGGATAACAAACTGGGGACTTACCGCGTCTGGCATAAAGAATTAGCAGTAAAGCCCGCTAAACTTGTATCTGCGAATTTTAAGCTTTTATCTGATCTCGACATTGTCAAAGCGTCAGAACAACACTCGCCCTATAGCGTCCTGATAGAACCCATCAATGAGTTTACTATTTACTTACCACCCACAGTTATTGGATAA